The following proteins are encoded in a genomic region of Anguilla anguilla isolate fAngAng1 chromosome 15, fAngAng1.pri, whole genome shotgun sequence:
- the LOC118213922 gene encoding collagen alpha-2(VI) chain-like isoform X1, which translates to MISKVIFLGLLYGVVTQGQPYSGPLVQPTPECNKKIECPIQLYFVIDTSETIALQESPPGSLVESIKQFTEMFARKLDDIEYKDMVQITWSLGGLHFSQRREIFSQISSRDNFIDGLQRIVYLGRGTYIDCALTNMTLEMSRATPTTKVIQFAVVITDGHVTGNPCGGIKVAGERARDDGIKIFAVGATTNLDETGMKEIASSPADLYRNDFLAVDLSLSPPQIMTSTIDRIIKTMTHQAFQECYALKCLETEGPPGPKGHRGNKGAKGDSGFPGPKGERGRQGDPGIEGPIGHPGPKGEFGHKGEKGESGSAGKKGVAGLPGRNGTDGQKGKIGRIGAPGCKGDPGDKGPDGYPGDVGDSGLPGTEGEKGDPGRPGRSGPTGPDGEPGPSGDNGSPGSPGIPGAKGTAGTAGRPGPKGEPGRRGDFGPKGKVGNNGPKGDKGEFGPEGPRGLAGEVGGKGAKGDIGLPGPRGPPGSQGEAGRNGTTGDPGDAGPRGDPGPLGPKGDPGRPGFSYPGPRGPTGDRGDKGGPGPRGSRGDCGQKGEPGVKAEPGEPGEPGPNGEPGQRGPRGEGGKDGGPGPEGDPGLTDCDVMNYIRETCGCCDCEKRCGALDIVFVIDSSESVGLTNFTLEKNFVINTINRMGSIAKDPSSETGTRVGVVQYSHSGTFQAIRLNDSKIDSLSAFKDAVKRLEWIAGGTWTPSALKFAYDNLIRDSRRSKAQVTVVVITDGRFDPRDDDSLLTYLCNDASVDVNAIGIGDMFDQPEENESLKSIACQKSNRIMGMRRFADLVAEEFIDRIEDVLCPDPITVCPDLPCTTEPSVANCVQRAVDLVFLLDGSERIGEENFRRARDFVETVAHRLILAESNDDAMHTRVALLQYGNENEQRVAFPLSYNMTAILNGLSRMAYMDSSSNVGTAIIYAVNNIVKGGNNRLARRNAELSFVFITDGITGSKSLDEGINSMRRAEGVPTVIALGSDMDQEVLRKLALGDQSAIFTGQDFSDLSKQSFFERFIRWIC; encoded by the exons ATGATATCAAAGGTGATCTTTCTGGGCCTCCTGTATGGAGTGGTCACGCAAGGGCAGCCATACAGTGGGCCGCTGGTTCAGCCTACCCCAGAATGCAACA AAAAGATTGAGTGTCCCATCCAACTGTATTTTGTCATCGACACGTCGGAGACCATAGCCTTGCAGGAGTCCCCGCCTGGCAGCTTGGTGGAGAGCATCAAGCAGTTCACTGAGATGTTTGCCAGGAAGCTGGACGATATAGAATACAAGGACATGGTGCAGATCACATGGTCCCTGGGTGGTCTACACTTCTCCCAGAGGAGGGAGATCTTCAGTCAAATATCCAGCAGGGACAACTTCATCGATGGCCTGCAAAGAATTGTTTACCTGGGCAGAGGCACTTACATCGACTGTGCCCTCACCAACATGACCCTGGAGATGTCTCGCGCCACCCCCACGACGAAAGTAATCCAGTTCGCCGTGGTGATCACCGACGGTCATGTGACGGGCAACCCCTGTGGCGGGATCAAGGTGGCGGGGGAGCGCGCACGGGACGATGGGATCAAGATATTCGCCGTGGGGGCGACCACAAACTTGGACGAGACGGGGATGAAGGAGATTGCCAGCTCTCCGGCCGACCTCTATCGCAACGACTTCTTGGCAGTCGACCTCAGCTTATCGCCCCCCCAAATTATGACATCGACTATCGACCGCATCATCAAAACCATG ACGCATCAGGCTTTCCAGGAG TGTTACGCACTGAAGTGTTTGGAAACAGAGGGACCCCCCGGTCCGAAAGGCCACAGAGGAAACAAG GGAGCGAAAGGTGACAGTGGATTTCCTGGGCCAAAAGGTGAAAGAGGTCGACAG GGTGATCCTGGTATCGAAGGTCCTATTGGCCATCCTGGTCCAAAG GGTGAATTCGGACACAAAGGAGAAAAG GGTGAATCTGGATCTGCAGGCAAGAAG GGTGTGGCTGGTCTCCCCGGACGCAACGGGACTGACGGTCAAAAG gGAAAGATAGGTCGCATTGGCGCTCCTGGCTGCAAAGGGGACCCAGGCGACAAG GGACCTGACGGATATCCGGGAGATGTTGGTGACAGTGGATTGCCTGGAACCGAAGGAGAAAAG GGAGATCCTGGTCGCCCTGGAAGATCAGGCCCCACCGGCCCGGATGGAGAACCTGGACCTTCG GGTGACAATGGAAGTCCTGGATCACCCGGAATTCCTGGGGCAAAAGGAACTGCA GGGACAGCTGGGAGACCTGGACCAAAAGGCGAACCT GGAAGAAGAGGTGACTTTGGACCAAAGGGAAAAGTTGGAAACAACGGACCAAAAGGAGATAAG GGTGAATTTGGGCCCGAGGGACCGAGGGGACTAGCTGGTGAAGTTGGAGGCAAAGGAGCCAAG GGAGACATTGGGCTGCCAGGGCCACGGGGTCCCCCAGGAAGCCAAGGAGAGGCAGGGAGAAAT GGTACTACTGGAGATCCCGGTGATGCAGGACCAAGGGGAGATCCTGGCCCCTTAGGGCCCAAG GGCGACCCAGGAAGACCTGGATTCAGCTATCCTGGGCCAAGGGGACCCACG GGTGACCGGGGTGACAAAGGAGGCCCTGGACCGCGAGGGAGCAGAGGCGACTGTGGGCAGAAGGGAGAACCTGGTGTTAAGGCTGAACCAGGTGAACCG GGAGAGCCAGGACCTAATGGTGAGCCTGGTCAAAGAGGTCCCAGAGGAGAAGGTGGAAAAGAT GGTGGTCCTGGTCCTGAGGGTGACCCCGGCCTTACT GACTGTGATGTCATGAACTACATCAGAGAAACCTGTGGTTGCTGTG ACTGCGAGAAGCGATGTGGAGCTCTGGACATCGTCTTTGTCATCGACAGCTCAGAGAGCGTGGGGCTGACTAACTTCACTCTGGAGAAGAACTTTGTCATCAACACCATTAACAGAATGGGCTCCATTGCAAAAGACCCCAGTTCTGAAACAG GAACCCGTGTGGGCGTGGTACAGTACAGTCACAGCGGAACCTTCCAAGCCATTAGACTCAACGACTCGAAGATAGACTCCCTGTCGGCCTTCAAAGACGCAGTCAAGCGGCTGGAGTGGATCGCGGGGGGGACCTGGACACCCTCAGCCCTCAAGTTCGCCTACGACAACCTCATCCGCGACAGCCGCCGCTCGAAGGCCCAAGTGACCGTGGTGGTCATCACGGACGGCCGCTTCGACCCGCGCGACGACGACTCCCTGCTCACGTACCTCTGCAACGACGCCAGCGTCGACGTCAACGCCATCGGCATCGGCGACATGTTCGACCAGCCCGAGGAGAACGAGAGCCTGAAGTCCATCGCCTGCCAGAAGAGCAACCGCATCATGGGCATGAGGCGCTTCGCCGACCTGGTGGCGGAGGAGTTCATCGACAGGATCGAGGACGTCCTCTGCCCCG ATCCCATAACCGTTTGTCCTGATCTCCCCTGCACAACAG AGCCGTCGGTGGCCAACTGCGTCCAGAGGGCCGTGGACCTCGTCTTCCTATTGGACGGCTCGGAGCGAATCGGCGAGGAGAACTTCCGCCGCGCCCGCGACTTCGTGGAGACCGTGGCGCACCGCCTGATCCTGGCGGAGAGCAACGACGACGCGATGCACACCCGCGTGGCGCTGCTTCAGTACGGCAACGAGAACGAGCAGCGCGTGGCCTTCCCGCTCTCCTACAACATGACCGCCATCCTCAATGGCCTGTCGCGCATGGCCTACATGGACTCCTCCTCCAACGTGGGCACGGCCATCATCTACGCCGTCAACAACATCGTCAAGGGCGGGAACAACCGCCTGGCCAGGCGCAACGCCGAGCTGTCCTTCGTCTTCATCACGGACGGCATCACGGGCAGCAAGAGCCTGGACGAGGGCATCAACTCCATGCGCAGGGCGGAGGGCGTTCCCACGGTGATCGCGCTGGGCAGCGACATGGATCAGGAGGTACTGAGGAAGCTCGCGCTGGGGGACCAGTCGGCCATTTTTACAGGGCAAGACTTCTCGGACCTCTCAAAGCAAAGCTTCTTCGAGCGCTTCATCAGGTGGATATGTTAA
- the LOC118213922 gene encoding collagen alpha-2(VI) chain-like isoform X2, which yields MISKVIFLGLLYGVVTQGQPYSGPLVQPTPECNKKIECPIQLYFVIDTSETIALQESPPGSLVESIKQFTEMFARKLDDIEYKDMVQITWSLGGLHFSQRREIFSQISSRDNFIDGLQRIVYLGRGTYIDCALTNMTLEMSRATPTTKVIQFAVVITDGHVTGNPCGGIKVAGERARDDGIKIFAVGATTNLDETGMKEIASSPADLYRNDFLAVDLSLSPPQIMTSTIDRIIKTMTHQAFQECYALKCLETEGPPGPKGHRGNKGAKGDSGFPGPKGERGRQGDPGIEGPIGHPGPKGEFGHKGEKGESGSAGKKGVAGLPGRNGTDGQKGKIGRIGAPGCKGDPGDKGPDGYPGDVGDSGLPGTEGEKGDPGRPGRSGPTGPDGEPGPSGDNGSPGSPGIPGAKGTAGTAGRPGPKGEPGRRGDFGPKGKVGNNGPKGDKGEFGPEGPRGLAGEVGGKGAKGDIGLPGPRGPPGSQGEAGRNGTTGDPGDAGPRGDPGPLGPKGDPGRPGFSYPGPRGPTGDRGDKGGPGPRGSRGDCGQKGEPGVKAEPGEPGEPGPNGEPGQRGPRGEGGKDGGPGPEGDPGLTDCDVMNYIRETCGCCDCEKRCGALDIVFVIDSSESVGLTNFTLEKNFVINTINRMGSIAKDPSSETGTRVGVVQYSHSGTFQAIRLNDSKIDSLSAFKDAVKRLEWIAGGTWTPSALKFAYDNLIRDSRRSKAQVTVVVITDGRFDPRDDDSLLTYLCNDASVDVNAIGIGDMFDQPEENESLKSIACQKSNRIMGMRRFADLVAEEFIDRIEDVLCPDPITVCPDLPCTTDVAPPWSGYPLFETLAEEGIHTPVPSSLLGVTHMLSLLKDEQLPDIYGKALASLAYTAQRAKFASGDDRQKWTQLFVDSFKVVYGNLVEDPNRALGLC from the exons ATGATATCAAAGGTGATCTTTCTGGGCCTCCTGTATGGAGTGGTCACGCAAGGGCAGCCATACAGTGGGCCGCTGGTTCAGCCTACCCCAGAATGCAACA AAAAGATTGAGTGTCCCATCCAACTGTATTTTGTCATCGACACGTCGGAGACCATAGCCTTGCAGGAGTCCCCGCCTGGCAGCTTGGTGGAGAGCATCAAGCAGTTCACTGAGATGTTTGCCAGGAAGCTGGACGATATAGAATACAAGGACATGGTGCAGATCACATGGTCCCTGGGTGGTCTACACTTCTCCCAGAGGAGGGAGATCTTCAGTCAAATATCCAGCAGGGACAACTTCATCGATGGCCTGCAAAGAATTGTTTACCTGGGCAGAGGCACTTACATCGACTGTGCCCTCACCAACATGACCCTGGAGATGTCTCGCGCCACCCCCACGACGAAAGTAATCCAGTTCGCCGTGGTGATCACCGACGGTCATGTGACGGGCAACCCCTGTGGCGGGATCAAGGTGGCGGGGGAGCGCGCACGGGACGATGGGATCAAGATATTCGCCGTGGGGGCGACCACAAACTTGGACGAGACGGGGATGAAGGAGATTGCCAGCTCTCCGGCCGACCTCTATCGCAACGACTTCTTGGCAGTCGACCTCAGCTTATCGCCCCCCCAAATTATGACATCGACTATCGACCGCATCATCAAAACCATG ACGCATCAGGCTTTCCAGGAG TGTTACGCACTGAAGTGTTTGGAAACAGAGGGACCCCCCGGTCCGAAAGGCCACAGAGGAAACAAG GGAGCGAAAGGTGACAGTGGATTTCCTGGGCCAAAAGGTGAAAGAGGTCGACAG GGTGATCCTGGTATCGAAGGTCCTATTGGCCATCCTGGTCCAAAG GGTGAATTCGGACACAAAGGAGAAAAG GGTGAATCTGGATCTGCAGGCAAGAAG GGTGTGGCTGGTCTCCCCGGACGCAACGGGACTGACGGTCAAAAG gGAAAGATAGGTCGCATTGGCGCTCCTGGCTGCAAAGGGGACCCAGGCGACAAG GGACCTGACGGATATCCGGGAGATGTTGGTGACAGTGGATTGCCTGGAACCGAAGGAGAAAAG GGAGATCCTGGTCGCCCTGGAAGATCAGGCCCCACCGGCCCGGATGGAGAACCTGGACCTTCG GGTGACAATGGAAGTCCTGGATCACCCGGAATTCCTGGGGCAAAAGGAACTGCA GGGACAGCTGGGAGACCTGGACCAAAAGGCGAACCT GGAAGAAGAGGTGACTTTGGACCAAAGGGAAAAGTTGGAAACAACGGACCAAAAGGAGATAAG GGTGAATTTGGGCCCGAGGGACCGAGGGGACTAGCTGGTGAAGTTGGAGGCAAAGGAGCCAAG GGAGACATTGGGCTGCCAGGGCCACGGGGTCCCCCAGGAAGCCAAGGAGAGGCAGGGAGAAAT GGTACTACTGGAGATCCCGGTGATGCAGGACCAAGGGGAGATCCTGGCCCCTTAGGGCCCAAG GGCGACCCAGGAAGACCTGGATTCAGCTATCCTGGGCCAAGGGGACCCACG GGTGACCGGGGTGACAAAGGAGGCCCTGGACCGCGAGGGAGCAGAGGCGACTGTGGGCAGAAGGGAGAACCTGGTGTTAAGGCTGAACCAGGTGAACCG GGAGAGCCAGGACCTAATGGTGAGCCTGGTCAAAGAGGTCCCAGAGGAGAAGGTGGAAAAGAT GGTGGTCCTGGTCCTGAGGGTGACCCCGGCCTTACT GACTGTGATGTCATGAACTACATCAGAGAAACCTGTGGTTGCTGTG ACTGCGAGAAGCGATGTGGAGCTCTGGACATCGTCTTTGTCATCGACAGCTCAGAGAGCGTGGGGCTGACTAACTTCACTCTGGAGAAGAACTTTGTCATCAACACCATTAACAGAATGGGCTCCATTGCAAAAGACCCCAGTTCTGAAACAG GAACCCGTGTGGGCGTGGTACAGTACAGTCACAGCGGAACCTTCCAAGCCATTAGACTCAACGACTCGAAGATAGACTCCCTGTCGGCCTTCAAAGACGCAGTCAAGCGGCTGGAGTGGATCGCGGGGGGGACCTGGACACCCTCAGCCCTCAAGTTCGCCTACGACAACCTCATCCGCGACAGCCGCCGCTCGAAGGCCCAAGTGACCGTGGTGGTCATCACGGACGGCCGCTTCGACCCGCGCGACGACGACTCCCTGCTCACGTACCTCTGCAACGACGCCAGCGTCGACGTCAACGCCATCGGCATCGGCGACATGTTCGACCAGCCCGAGGAGAACGAGAGCCTGAAGTCCATCGCCTGCCAGAAGAGCAACCGCATCATGGGCATGAGGCGCTTCGCCGACCTGGTGGCGGAGGAGTTCATCGACAGGATCGAGGACGTCCTCTGCCCCG ATCCCATAACCGTTTGTCCTGATCTCCCCTGCACAACAG ATGTGGCACCCCCTTGGAGTGGGTACCCCTTGTTTGAAACCCTGGCGGAGGAGGGCATCCACACCCCTGTCCCCAGCTCCCTGCTGGgtgtcacacacatgctcagtcTCCTGAAGGATGAGCAACTGCCCGATATCTACGGCAAGGCCCTGGCCAGCCTGGCTTACACAGCCCAACGAGCCAAGTTTGCCAGTGGGGATGACAGGCAGAAGTGGACTCAGCTGTTTGTTGACTCTTTCAAAGTGGTGTATGGCAATTTAGTGGAGGACCCCAACAGAGCTCTGGGGTTGTGCTAA